The following proteins come from a genomic window of Salmo salar unplaced genomic scaffold, Ssal_v3.1, whole genome shotgun sequence:
- the LOC106599796 gene encoding stonustoxin subunit beta-like has product MKPGLRKYVCDLTLDPNTVFRLLSLSEENRKVTCRREEQPYPDHPERFEHCGEVLCREGLTGRCYWEAEWNGGEVDIGVAYKGISRREGGEDCWLGFNDKSWSVVCSENSYRARHNKKSTFIDVPSSSSHRVGVYLDWSAGTLSFYRASSDTLTHLITFTSTFTEPLYPGFHLWGCGASASLCQVVPVSNTT; this is encoded by the exons atgaaacctggacttagaaaat atgtctgtgatctcacactggacccaaacacagtattcagactcctctctctgtctgaggagaacagaaaggtgacatgtaggagagaggagcagccgtatcctgatcacccagagagatttgagcaCTGTggagaggtgctgtgtagagagggtctgactgggcgctgttactgggaggcagAGTGGAATGGGGGAGAGGTTGATATAGGAGTggcatataaaggaatcagcaggagagaaGGGGGTGAGGACTGTTGGCTTGGattcaatgacaagtcctggagtgtGGTCTGCTCTGAAAACAGTTACAGAGCCAGGCACAATAAGAAGTCCACCttcatagacgtcccctcctccagctcccacagagtaggagtgtatctggactggtcagccggcactctgtccttctatagagcctcctctgacacactgacccacctgatcacattcacctccacattcactgagcccctctatccagggtttcaTCTTTGGGGTTGTGGTGCCTCAGCGTCCCTGTGTCAGGTGGTCCCTGTGTCAAACACAACATGA